The following DNA comes from Anopheles arabiensis isolate DONGOLA chromosome 3, AaraD3, whole genome shotgun sequence.
AAACTGTTCCAGTTTCCCTGGATGGCACTGCTGAAATCGAAAGCCGGTAGCTTCTTCTGCGGCGGTACGCTGATCAATGAGCGCTACGTACTAACTGCAGCTCACTGTCTCGTGAACAACGATGTGTAAGTGCCGGGAGATTACCTTTTAAAACCAAAGAGtgatttaatcaattattttgaaaaatccCATCTCCTTCAGGGCATCCGTCCGGCTCGGTGAGTACGATCTGAACAACACGATCGACTGCAACAAGCACGGTGACTGTGCGCCGGCTCCGCAAGACATCCCGGTGGAGCGTGCCATCAGCCACGAGGACTACAGCGCCCGGTACAAACTGCACGACATTGGCTTGATTCGGCTGGCCCGCCGAGCATCACTGAATGACAGTAAGTGCAGTTTTGATGCGATGTCATAAACCACCCAGTAAGATCAATCTTACGTAACACTGTGTTTCCCCCCTgcactgtgtttttttatttctctctgcCAGATGTTCTTCCCATCTGCCTACCGGTGACGCCGGCGTTCCTCACCAAGCAGACCATCTTCTTCGTGGTTGGCTGGGGCCAAACACAGAACGCACTGTTCGCGAACAAGCTCCAGTTTACGAAGCTCGACCTGATGGCGAACGACGAGTGTCTCAAGCAGCTACGGCCAAAGGATAGGTTTGTGCGCATCTCGGACAGCCAGCTGTGCGCGATCGGCTCCAATCTGTCCGACAACTGCTCGGGGGATTCGGGCGGACCGCTCAAGTCGATCAGCATTCAAAACTCGCGCTACGTCCAGTACGGCGTGGTGTCGTTCGGGTTGCGCACGTGCGGCAAGCAGAGTGCACCGGGCGTGTACACGCGGGTCGAGCGCTATGTCGATTGGATTTTGGAGCAGTTGGAGGATTAACTGCACAGTATTAACAACCCGCCTTAGCTTAAGGTGTACAACAAGCATGCGAAATGCCGTGCACATACACAAATCCACACACTgagctaaaacaaaaaacagcgaAAAATATGTAGCATAATGTTAAGCACAGATTTTAGAGATAAATAAATGCCATTTTAAACCTAACTTGTGACTTTCATTGTTGTTTTGATACAGCTAAACAGAAGCAATGCCTAATGTATCCTTTTTCAAGTTTTTTgtacgtttttttctctcgattGTCCctttttataataaataaaaaaaaggctaAATCATCTAGTAATAACGTTCTCTTTTCTGCTTggtaacataaaaacaaatgccCCCTTCTTCTCATGGGATTTTATGTCCACGTTCCTGTCATGCTCCTTTTATGGattgccagtgtgtgtgtgtcattgcGGTTGGACAGCTGGGAATTAAGCAGAGCTGGGATAAACCCAACATTCCTGGGAAAAACATACTAAAGCTGAAAATCCACCAAAATGCAATACCCGATGCCAGCTTCTTctacgtttttttgtgtggtagtAAATGCTTATAAAAAATAAGTTAcaagatataaaaaaaataattaaaataactacaaaaataaaaataatgaattgcAGCATAAGACACGAACCTCAACAAAACTGttctcaaaataaaataattgtaatATGTTAGCTCTCTACGAGTGTAAGATGTTTCAAATAATGAATTGCTTTACTTTATAATCATTTAGGGATTGCCtatgaagcagaaaaaaatcaacattatcTTAAGCATTCTATATCTTGTATGAACGTGAACACGTCAACACATAAATCACAAAGATGAACTCATTCTTCTATCATCAGACCAGCTCAtcattgctttattttgtaGTGATTGAAGCTGATGCTGACCGAAGAATACAATTTAATGTGGGGGATCACTCATAAAACGGTTGTTAACACTTGGAGTGCCAGGCCGTGTTTCGTTTATGATTCCTCCGGGGGACAAGcacttttttacactttttatAGTTATCATATATGCATTTTTTCTTGTGGTTTTCTCATTTGATGTTCCAGTTTTATCACCAGATCGGAATTACTACAGTTTTATGTTGTGTATATGGATAGGATTTGCGCTAGATTGATGAAATGGAAATACCgatcatgtaaacaatgtagGTTAATATTTAGTGGATGTTTTCATATGTATTTGCTTATTATTCTATGGTTtggaaattagaaaaaataactaGAATATATGCAGCAACTAAATATTCTTCAAAGgaattattgttttacatttattttcttgATTTTCGATTAATGATGGGTATCAAAGgattattcaataaaaatggactaattttttgttgttgcgaaaACCATATTCCATGTTAAGCATTTTTTGAAACTTGttgcaatattttattataatacgGCCTCATTTTTtagaagaaataaataattgtaaaCAGCAATCCCTGGCTAATAGTCATGGCACCCAAGGTGTTAAACCAAAAGCATGCGCAACATGGGAACTCACGCAGCGTGTTAGTAAAATTCCGCCCAGCACTAACCGATCATCACTAATACAGACACTCACAGAACAACGCGGCAAAACAGCTGACAATGATTGCCCAGTGACAGTGAGTTCACAAGCTCGAGTACAATTGTTGTGGAGCATTCTCGCACTTAAGCTTCCTTGTAAACATAGTAACCGCCTCGTCAAACAAACCCATTCACTGCCAGTCTACGCCACATTATAAAGCAGGGACCGGCACGGTACGGCTCGCGATTTGCAACCAGTTCCTTTCTTCGGAACGTTGTTTCCACTCCCTTCTTAGAGCATTAATCATACAAAGCATTTGCTGAGTGTATCAATTTAGTTTGGCTCATTGTGTCAAATAGCTAGCCAGTGTGTTGTGGGATTTCCCCGAGAATCCCAATGGTAGTTGCAAAGTGGTGAACACAAATGGGAAAGGTTGCACTGCTTATGGAAGCGAAACTTTTATTGTCATGCAATTTGGAAACATGAATGGAGTTTACTTGCTGTCTTCTTTAGCTACCTAATCAAACTAACCTAATCTGCTATTTTGACGGGGGCTGTATTTTGATCTTAATGATCTTAATGATAAAGCAGCAGACATTAAAGGTAGATCTCGGAATGGtatataatttaattgtttgatatttaatatttaaaaagacaaaacaatcTGAAGTATTAAGCGCTATGAATAAAGTAATTGAATCACATCAACAGGTAAACctattttttaatcaaattcaaataaaattttatcatgATTCCCTCATCTAGAATACTTAGTTTcgcaatatattttttttatgcgaAATATAGCAATAGTAATAAAGCTTATTAGAAAAGTTTAAATTGTACAATAGGATTTCCCATGGcatgttggttgtttttcagGGCAATTAATGGCTACTTCCTGAGCAATTATGAAATccgttttaatgtttttttcttggatAATAGCTAAAAAATTAAAAGGTTTGAATTCGTCCAATTTctgaataattttaaaatgtttccaCTGTCTATAAGCATCGTCTCAACaggttttaaaaaaaaatggatcaTGCAATTttcgaaaataataaaaaattaagctgtttgaattaaaaacaaatatttggaaaatcatcattatcatcatcatataGCACGAGACTTGATCACCAAAGATATTTacaaagattaaaaaaaaaacaaatcctaaTGCACTTGACAATGGTTagagaaaattgtactgatttgccatctgagctgtcaaaatttaaaattcgCAAAACTCGAGTGTCGCGTAACTAGGGTCAAGACTGTAATTATTCAGTAAAATCCAGCTACATAACCAGTtactgttgtcaaactgatcGTTACCGTTAAAGCATGCCGTTCGAACATTTTAAACGGTTCTCCCACACGTGGTCGCACGGCACGTGATCGCGCATGCACCACTCATCAAAAACGAGTGCCGGCACTCAACTGCCCCGATGCACCAGGCGGACGCGgccacaccaacaccaacaccaacggcCAGCAAACAGCTGATGCTGATCCCCACACACCCACCTTCAAAACCTGCACCACAGTAGCCGATCGCAAACCAGTCCCGAAGTCCGTCCGCATCGAACGATTACCGTCCAAATAGGGGGGTTGGTGGATGATGTTGGGCCAACCATCTCCCCCCCCTCTCTTCCGTAGTGAGGGAGGGGGATTACAATTCAATGCCAAACAGCGCGATAAACAAACCGCATACAGCCGCGCGCAGTACGCAGCACGAGGTGGCACTGCGCTAAATCGATCAACCAGGCAGGCCGTAGCAGGCGCCACCAAGGCAAGCGATTCCAACAGCAAATAAAGCACGTCGCCATGCTCCTGCTGACCCGGGGGAATTCGGAGAAGCGAGTGccagcaagagagagaaagagagagagagagagatagagaccAACCCCCAACCATACAAGGGTGCGAGTCTCTTGCGTACGATCGAGTTTTACGCTCAACTTCTGCTTGCGCCGTGTTCTTTACTCCGTCCGGGTCTTCTCGCTTCCTCCTTTGCGAGACGGTGAGCGCATTATCTCGTCACGGGCCTGTGCAGCGCCATAGCGtacacaacgcacacacacacacgcgtcgTCTGGTGCGGTCCGGTCTGGACTTTCCCACCCAGGCGCCCATAATAAACGCGCACACCCGCAGTCAGGCGGCTGCAGTCATCGACGAATCAAACAGTCACGGGCAGTCTGCGTTGGCCGATCGATCGCAACGCACGCGCCACGCGTGTACCTCTTTTTGACTATTCCGACGCGGACATTCCAATGTTCGTACGAACGGGCGCAAGGAAAAACCCCACGTTTACAAAACCCCCCAAGCGAACGACCAGTGCAGTGTGTccccaggtgtgtgtgtgtgtgtgagaaagagagacccTCAGACGGGGGAAGTAAAAACCCCTAAAAACCAGGCATagcataccaaaaaaaaaacacacacacaaaaatgccgTACAGGGCATTAGCCTCGGTGCGGAAGGTACCGTTCCggttgctgttgccgctgtgcCTGCTGCTGTGCGTGTGCGGAGGGGCTCTGGCCGAACCGGCCGCCCAGAACACGAGCGGGCTGTCGAAGGCCGTCAGTGAACAGTTGGTCGGCGCGATCAACGATCTGGCACGGACGCTCGGGGTAATGGCCGGCcggggcggcagcagcagcaacagcagcaagacgGAGCTGTTCTCCCCCGTCAGCATCGGCagcatgatgctgctgctgttgcgtgcCGCGAACCGGGACACGCGCCACGAGCTGCTCGGTGTGCTGCGGCTGGAGCAGTACCGCAAGCCCGGCAGTGGCAACATACCGAAAAACTATGCCCGCCTACTGAAGGAGTTTACGCGCGATATCGGCGGCAAGGGCATACTGAAGCAGCTGCCCGGGTGGCACGCGGGCGGCAACTGCTACCCACCGTCGGAGGGGCTCGAGGACGAGGAGTACGACGATGATCAGTGAGTGCTGGAGAGTGTGTAGCTGGAAGCTGTGATTATTAATTTGACTCTGTGCATCCTTTCGCCCCGCTGTAGATACCTTGAGGAGCCGATCGAACCGAACGTGGTGCAGCTTGCCAATGGGATGTTCCTGCAGCAAGGCCTGATCAACAGCAGTAACTTTGTGCGGCTTGCCCGTGACCTATATCAAGCCCAGATCGAGCAGGTTAACTTTAAGGAGCGCCCGGATCTGGCCCGCAACACCATCAACCGCTGGGTGAACGAAAGTACGCGGGGCCGTATCGGGGAGATCCTGCTGAACGATCCGGACCCAGGCACGCAGATGATCGTGGCCAATGCGCTCTACTTCCGCGGAACGTGGGAAACGTTCTTCAACGAGCCACATTTTACGCGCCCGCAGCCATTCTTCCCCGATGGGGAGGATCAACCGTCGATCCTCGTGCCGACCATGTTCGCCAGCGGTTGCTTCCCGTACTACTCGTCGGCCGAGCTGCAGGCACGCATTATGGCCTTTCCGTACCGCAACCGGACCACCTCGATGTACATCGTCCTGCCGAACGACTCGAACCGGGCCCGGTTGCGGCAGCTGCAGGCGAGCCTGTCCTCGGCCGAGCTCGATCGGCTGATCGGGCAGATGAAGATGCACAAAGCGATCGTACAGTTTCCCCGGATGCATGCGAGCAACACGTACGACCTGAAGGCGGCACTGCAGCAGCTCGGCGTGCGAAAGCTGTTCGACAGGACGTCCAACAACTTGAAGATAGTGAGCGGCAAGAGCAATGCTAATGGGGCTGAGGCGAGAGCGAAGGTGAAGCTGTACGTCAGTGAGATGGTGCACAAGATCGATCTGGAGATTAACGAGCGGGGCACGGAGGGAGGCGCTGTGACGATCACGGCAATGGAACGATCCCTACCGCCGGTTAATTTCCGTGTCAGAGGACCGTTTCTGATTGCGATACGGCACGATCCGACGAAGATGCTACTGTTTTACGGGGCAGTATTCGATCCGTCGTAAAAGGGCGAGTTTTACTGCGATTTAATGCTCCGAAATGCTTTCTTGCCTTTTCTGGTAGATGAAATCCCCAGTTTTTGTTGGGATCATTATGATCAGCTCGACGTGGAGTTGTGATTGTGAGATACAGTTTCTATAGTATGATAAGTATGACAATATAGGTAATGTTAAGCGCTATTAATAGACTGTGCACTCTACGCAATGATGCTCCATCATAGTCCAAGCAAGCTAGATGAAGGACATATCCGGGAAATAGAATGATACCTTTTTTAACAGTGACTTTAAACGCTTGAGCTGTTGGGGCTGCTTGGTCTGTGCTCTACCAGGTGATGCCTTCGCGAGAACTGGAATGAGAAACAGGAATTTTGGAATGGGAATTTCCATTCGCGCGCTCACTGTTCACCTCGGTTAGCACAGCCACCTGCCGCACTATCAAGGCCACCGTCAGTTGTCTCCTCACTGTCCGCGAACGTAACGCCTCAAAGGGTGGACGATTCTAACGCTAGGCGGCAGTTCTTGGgcagaaaacaacacacacaagcacacacgtgTCACCTAATCCGTGCACAGGCGTGTCACTTCCAAGTATCGTACGTCGTCGAGgattaattattcaaattgtaCTGCAACCCCGGTCCGCCATCGCGTCACAATTTGAACAGGTTTCAGGTCACGTTGTACACCATCTGACGTATCTTTTTTCCGCACAACACGCAAAAGGGTTCATATTGGTGTTGGTCTTGGTATAGTATGCCGCTTTGCATAACTTTATCCTACGTCTTTGGTCGATTAACTGATTGATTAATCGATCGACGGAAAGTTTTCAATCGGAACTCGCTAGAACTTTCTCTAATTCATAGGTTTAATTAAGGTTTGTATTTACATTGATGATAAGAAACTAGTTGTAAGATACATAAAATGATATATAGTTAGTTTTTCTCCAGAGAAACCTAAAGTCTGCACCAATAGATGGGAGATTTAATTTTACAATGCTTCCATCGTTCAGCTACTGCTATATAGAAATTCAGTTCAGAGTGAGAGCTTTGGTCGTTTTCAATTAGTGGTGgtagctcggaatcggacctacacGATTCCGATACCAtatttcggaaccgattccggagctgttTCCGAAATTGactccggagctaattccggaattggaataGACTTGGggatcgcaatttgc
Coding sequences within:
- the LOC120905178 gene encoding serine protease inhibitor 28Dc-like; translation: MPYRALASVRKVPFRLLLPLCLLLCVCGGALAEPAAQNTSGLSKAVSEQLVGAINDLARTLGVMAGRGGSSSNSSKTELFSPVSIGSMMLLLLRAANRDTRHELLGVLRLEQYRKPGSGNIPKNYARLLKEFTRDIGGKGILKQLPGWHAGGNCYPPSEGLEDEEYDDDQYLEEPIEPNVVQLANGMFLQQGLINSSNFVRLARDLYQAQIEQVNFKERPDLARNTINRWVNESTRGRIGEILLNDPDPGTQMIVANALYFRGTWETFFNEPHFTRPQPFFPDGEDQPSILVPTMFASGCFPYYSSAELQARIMAFPYRNRTTSMYIVLPNDSNRARLRQLQASLSSAELDRLIGQMKMHKAIVQFPRMHASNTYDLKAALQQLGVRKLFDRTSNNLKIVSGKSNANGAEARAKVKLYVSEMVHKIDLEINERGTEGGAVTITAMERSLPPVNFRVRGPFLIAIRHDPTKMLLFYGAVFDPS
- the LOC120905181 gene encoding CLIP domain-containing serine protease 2-like, with amino-acid sequence MHSTKAILTVLFVACCHKVTGQFNKCPADEMCISIGECEQFLPHYNQPAKWSPSLRDEFRRRVCQREKMNGVNVYKVCCSPPAPTTESDRKRGLELLDLENCGAYTDDKISFGQDAKLFQFPWMALLKSKAGSFFCGGTLINERYVLTAAHCLVNNDVASVRLGEYDLNNTIDCNKHGDCAPAPQDIPVERAISHEDYSARYKLHDIGLIRLARRASLNDNVLPICLPVTPAFLTKQTIFFVVGWGQTQNALFANKLQFTKLDLMANDECLKQLRPKDRFVRISDSQLCAIGSNLSDNCSGDSGGPLKSISIQNSRYVQYGVVSFGLRTCGKQSAPGVYTRVERYVDWILEQLED